The window ATTCCAAAAAGGAATTTTTATAAAATCTGGAGAGGAAGCAACTGAGTACCTGTTTAAAGTAAGTTGTGGATTCTATTCTATTATAAAAGGTGAAGACCAGATATTAGCTCAGATTAAAAAAGCCCATGCAACAGCTATGGAAGAAAATACATCTACAAAAGTTTTAAATACTGTTTTTAATAAAGCTATTCAACTTGGTAAAAAATTTAGAACAGAGAGTAAAATTTGCCACAATGCACTTTCTTTAGAAGCTATTTCTCTAAAATTTATAAAAGAGTCAATCGGATTTTTAGCTGACAAGAAAATACTTATTTTAGGAGTTGGTGATTTGGCCCAAGCTATGTTATACCTTCTTGTAAAGGAGAATGTAAAAAACATAACTGTTACCAACAGAACTCAGCATAAAGCTCTTGCTTTAAAGGAGACATTTAATGTAAATGTAGTTCCTTTTGAAGATAAATTTAAAGCTGTTGCTGAAAATGATGTAATAATAAGTGCAACATCTGCACCACACCTTGTATTACGTCACAGTGATGTGGCACCACTTTTAGACAAAACAAAGGAATATACTCTACTTGACCTTGCAGTACCTAGAGATATTGATGATGAATTGGGAAAACTTGATAATGTCACTCTATTCAACTTAGATGACATTTGGGGTGTATACAATCAGCACCTTGCAACTAGAGATGCCCTTATTGAAGACTACAGTTTCTTAGTTGATAAACAGATGGACAACTTAAGAAAATGGTTTAAATTTTATGAAGAAAGGACAATATAATTGATGAAAAAAAAGATTGTAATAGGAAGCAGAGGAAGTTTACTTGCACTTGCTCAAAGTGAAATGATAATGAAAAGACTTGCAAATCTATTTCCTCAATATGAATTTGAAATTAAAAAGATAGTGACAAGTGGAGATACTGACCTTGTGAGCAACTGGAACAACAGTAACGCCTCTCTTAAAAGTTTCTTTACTAAAGAGATAGAGGTAGAACTTTTAAATGGAACTATTGATCTTGCTGTACACTCAATGAAAGATATGCCTGTAGTATCACCTCCAGGACTTATCTGTGGAGCTGTACCTGATAGAGAAGATCCAAGAGATGTACTTGTATCAAAAACAGGTAAAACTCTTGCAGAGCTTCCTACTAATGCTATTATCGGTACAAGTTCTTTAAGAAGAACTATGAATCTTAAAAATCTTAGATCAGATGTAACAATTAAACAACTTAGAGGTAATATACATACAAGATTAAATAAACTTAAAAATGATGACTATGATGCAATTCTTCTTGCAGCTGCAGGTTTAAAAAGAGTTGGATTAGAGAAAGAGGTTACAGAGTATCTGGATCCTCACAAATTCCTTCCAGCTCCAGCACAGGGAGTACTTCATATCCAATGTAGAGAAAATGATATGGAGATAAGAGAGATCTTAAAAGCTATTCACAATGAAGATATCGCCAGTGTCGTTAGAATAGAAAGAGAATTTTCAAGAATATTTGACGGTGGATGTCATACACCTATGGGATGCTACTCAGAAATAGATGGAGATATGATAACTTTCTCAGGAATATACTTTGATGGTGATAAAGGTTACTCAGGAACTGTCACTGAAAAGATTTCTGATGGAGTTAAAGTAGCTCAAAAACTTGCTGATATTATAAAGGAGAAAATCAATGGGTAAAATAGGTAAAGTATATATAATGGGAGCAGGGCCTGGAGATGCAGAACTTCTTACATTAAAAGGTAAAAGAGCTATTGAGGAAGCTGATTGTGTAGTTTATGATAGACTTATCAATCCTCGTATCCTAGGTTATG of the Fusobacterium sp. DD2 genome contains:
- the hemC gene encoding hydroxymethylbilane synthase; protein product: MKKKIVIGSRGSLLALAQSEMIMKRLANLFPQYEFEIKKIVTSGDTDLVSNWNNSNASLKSFFTKEIEVELLNGTIDLAVHSMKDMPVVSPPGLICGAVPDREDPRDVLVSKTGKTLAELPTNAIIGTSSLRRTMNLKNLRSDVTIKQLRGNIHTRLNKLKNDDYDAILLAAAGLKRVGLEKEVTEYLDPHKFLPAPAQGVLHIQCRENDMEIREILKAIHNEDIASVVRIEREFSRIFDGGCHTPMGCYSEIDGDMITFSGIYFDGDKGYSGTVTEKISDGVKVAQKLADIIKEKING
- the hemA gene encoding glutamyl-tRNA reductase; amino-acid sequence: MAVKIDEVLVFGISHKELTTEEREIFIQTKPEEVIKSLYEQGKIAGYVNLSTCLRVEFYLQLSEGFTQDQLLEQFKFQKGIFIKSGEEATEYLFKVSCGFYSIIKGEDQILAQIKKAHATAMEENTSTKVLNTVFNKAIQLGKKFRTESKICHNALSLEAISLKFIKESIGFLADKKILILGVGDLAQAMLYLLVKENVKNITVTNRTQHKALALKETFNVNVVPFEDKFKAVAENDVIISATSAPHLVLRHSDVAPLLDKTKEYTLLDLAVPRDIDDELGKLDNVTLFNLDDIWGVYNQHLATRDALIEDYSFLVDKQMDNLRKWFKFYEERTI